The following DNA comes from Rhinolophus ferrumequinum isolate MPI-CBG mRhiFer1 chromosome 15 unlocalized genomic scaffold, mRhiFer1_v1.p scaffold_54_arrow_ctg1_1, whole genome shotgun sequence.
TCCCCACAGACCAAAAGGACCTGGACAAGAGAGTGGCGTGTCAGCGGCCAGGGAGGCAGAGGCACACAGCTTCTTCCCCCCACCATGCCCTAGTCCAGGCCACCAGGACTGTCACCATAGCCAACGTGGTCTCCCAGCCTCTATTCCTGCCCCAGCCCACAGCCCTTCCTCCACGTGGCAGCCAGaatgcccttttaaaaaaatgcaagccAGACCTTATGCCCTGCTCACAGCGCTCTGCCTTCCATTGTACGTAAAGGAGAAACTGGTCTCCTTGGCATGGCCTGTGGGTCTGCGTTATCTTGGCAtaagtaaaacacaaaaatgttttctgaatgaatggatgaatagatcTGGGGCTGGTAAACTATGGTTCCTGGGCCAAATGCGGCTCACCACCTAttctttataaatacatttcattGGACAAtggccacacccattcatttacacaGCTATGACGACTTTCATGGCACAATGGCAGACTGTATGGtttgcaaagcctgaaatatttactacctggccctttacagaaagtttgtgACCCACGGGCTGGGTGGATGCATGGGACGGAGGGAGGCACAATCGACCAGCTGACAAACCCAGGAGGAATGTTGGGGGAAAAGGGGCCCCAATACCTCACCTCTGTGATGCCAGTGGCTTTTGTTTGTGTTAAGTGTTCTTCCTGTGTCACATCTCTTCAACCTTACAATTACCCTACCTGCTGGAACCTGTTGCTTCTCACATTCCTCAGATGAAACACTGGATGTTCAGAGAGGAGACATGCCCGGCCCATGGTCACCCAGCCAGCAAATGGCAGAACACTGATGTCGGCATCCAGCACTCCCTCTCACACCCCTGCACCCTGTGTGtatcctcctctctcctcaccccTTTTGGGTCCCTGGGCCCCTTTCCCAGGGCACACTCCTGTGCAGGTGCAGAGCCCCAGGTGCAGGGAATGGTGGAGCCACGTCTCCCCGGAAGCTGAGCAGTGCAGAGGCTGTGAGCATGTGTCCAGCAGGGCCCCAGCGTGGGTCTTGTCTGGCCGGGATGGCTGATGCCTCTGGAACGAGAAGGCTCCATGGGGCGGAGATTCATCCAGTAAAAGGAGAGAATGTCCACAGCCAGCTGCAGTCCGGAGACCCCAGCGAGAAGAGAGCAGGTGCCAGAAAGCCCACCAGGAGGGCCCTGGTCAGCCACAGCAGCATTTATACCCTGGGCAGGCTTTCTGTTGGGAGCACTGATGAGGGTGGGTCCTAGGAACTCAGGGTGGGAGACACCAGAAGGAGCAAGGGAGCTTCTAGGGCTGGCTGTCCCCATTTCTCCATGGCCCAGTCCCTACCCCAGGCTCTGCCCCAGGCCATACCTCATGTGTCAGGTTCTGCAGCACCTAGCGTCAGTCCCAGGACAGATGGAGCCACTCGCTGAACATGGCTGGGGTCTGTGTTAGGGCCCCACCGGCCCTGAGGGCTCCGAGGCCCCAGGCTTCCCAGAGCTGAAGGGGAAGGGATGGAGTACGTGACCTGTGAGCCCCACACAGGGCCCGGAGTTAGGGAGAGCCCCGTGCTGGGCTCAGCAGTCCAGCCAGTGCGTACCTGGCCTGGGACACGGCCAGGCAGCCATCCCAGGTGGTGCTGGGCACCAAGGACCTGGCAGCCCAGGTGAGCTCCGTGCAAGGTCATGGGTTGCCCTCTGTTCCGGGCAAGCTGCACCTGTGTTGAGGTGAGGGCAGAGGAGGGACTGATGCACCCCTATCTGAGGGTGGGGAGGGTAAGAAGGGTGGAGAAGCTGGTGCCCCCTGCCCACCCTGTAGGGGATGAAGTAGGGAGTGGAAAGAGCCCTTCCATCCTGCCCAAGTCTGCAGAACTCAGAGCCCCACCCAGACTGGGAGGCTCCGAGTATTTAGATGGAAAATGCCTCATTCTCAACACCTTGTCATTTCCAAAGGCAGAACGAAATCTGAGCTCCTCACTGGGGCCTCCAGggctgctatggactgaattgtgcccccctgcccccccattCTTATGTCGgagccctaatccccagtgtgatggcattaggaggtggggccacGGAGAGGTGCTATGAGTTAGGTGAGGTCATGAAAGGGGGCTCTCGGGTGGGTTATTGCTTCGAtaagaagagaccccagagagctttcTGTCCCTGgtctgtgaggacacagcgagaaggccaggaagagagcccgCACCAGAACTCAGCCAGGCTGGCACCCCGAACTCAggcttccagcccccagaactgtgagaaacacttCTGTCGTTTAACCCCCCAGCCTGTGCTGTGGTGTTAAAGCAGCCCAAGCTAAGACAGGGGTCCTGCACTGTCTGCCGACTCATCTGACCTCGTCTCTGTCACCTGTCCTCACCCTGTCACTTACTCTTTTCCAGGCTTACTAGCCTGCCATTCTTCCTGCAGCaccccagcctgtccccaccTCACTTCCTGTTCCTTCCACCTGGAATGCTGCTGTTCCTCCTTCACATCCATGAGTCCTCGCTGACAAGCTACCTGCCCCTTgaggccctccctgaccaccccatCTGGAGTGGTCCCCGCTCCAGTGGTTCTCTAAGTATCCTTTCTTCATGGTGCCGATCGCAGCTCTTAatttcctattcattcattcattcgaatTTTGGACAAGGTCTTTGGCCTGTTCTGCCGGGCACACATTGGCCTgtcttccatttcacagatgaaaacaGAGGCTTAAAGAGGGGACGTGAGCTGCCCAAGGCCACCTAGCTAGCCTGGGAGTCCAACTGCCCTGCTCCTTCACCCTGTGGTTACTGACCAAACAATTGTACAAATGATGAAATAGACACGCTTGGAAACTCTTTCCACCATTAAAACGTGAACTCAATCGACGCAGCGACCATCTGTGCCCTGAACACTGCCTGGCATATTGTAGGTGCTTGGTAAGGTTTTGATGAAGGAAGAACCCCCAGGGTCCCAGGCTTCAGGGATCTGTGACTCCAGAGAAATCCTGTCGCTGGTGATCAAACAGGCTCTTCTTCCCCTGCACACAGTCCTGCCCGTGGGCTCAGCCATGCAGTGCACCAGCCCCCTGGGCCCCCGCCAAGGGCACCTGGGGTACGCCCTCCCCCACTGGCTCTGCCTGCCACCTCTGCTCTCAGGAGGGCAGCTGCCACAGGGGAAGTTGATGTGCTGAGCCATACACTCAACATACTCCCTTAGCTGTCCCTTTTGGGGGCCAGGGCCAGGCAGACAGCCAGCTCCTCCTTTCCCAGCCGCAGTGAGGAGACCACCACCCGGGGAGGGGGACAGGCTGAGCCAGAGGCCGCGCCCAGAGAGaccatcctcctccccacccGGCGCAGACAATCTTCATCAAGGTCAAGGGTGTGAGGGCCACTGGCCCTGAGCACAAAACCCCAGCCCAGGGGAAGGTCCTGCAGAGCTTCAGCCCATTTTGCAGAGGGGGAAAGTTGAAGCTTGAAGAGGAGCAGAAAGGGACAAGCATGTGACCGAGATGTGACCAGGGGCCACCACATGGTGGCTGAGGACAGAGGCACTGGAGGCATTCATGGCTTCacatcccagccctgcctcccactagctgtgtgactctgggcaggtCACCTTCCCTCTCCAAGCTTCAATGTCATTATGGGGCTGAAGTGTCTGGCACATGCTAGGCCTTCAGTACGTGTCAGCCATTGGTATTCCTGTGTTTAGCTGGTAGATCCCaggttccccacccccacgcccactCAATGCCTTTCCCTCCATCCCTTGGGCAGCACACAGGCCACTTGACCCTGGTAAGGCCCCTTGGGCAGAGCAGGGCCCCAAGTGTCCCCTGCAGGCTGCAGGGCAGAGTTCCCAGGGTCTCCTTCTAGCCCGACGCCTACCTGGTCCTTGCTGTCCCAGCCCATGACCAGGTCGTCCCAGTGGCTCAGAAGACAGACATGGCAGGCAGAGGGGCAGCAAGCGGGAGAGCTCCACTGGGAGCAGGGGGAGAACAGGAGGGGACAGGCTCATGAGCTGAGGACATCAGCTCTAGGCCGAGGGGGCTCAGGGGACTCTCAGCTGACAAGGGCTGCCGTGAGGGGCCACACACTCAGGTAATCCACACAAAATTCAGACGCTACACCCGCAGTCACCATACACTCAACATACTCCCTTAGCTGTCCCTTTGGGAGCCCCAAATACCCACTCCTGCAATGAGACTTTGGACGTCCTCCACCAAGAGGTGGAATCTGTTTCCCCATCCCTTGAGCCTGGGCTGGCCGAGTGATTTAGTAACGTAATATGGTGACACTGGCACTGCCTTAAGAAGCCTCAGTCCCACTCGCTTCCTGGGACTCCTGCCCAGCCACCATGAGAACAAACCCAGGCTGGCCTGCCAGGCGTTGACACTGCGTTGAGAGCCTGGGTGTCTCAGCTGAGGCTGCCCCAGatcagctgacagccagccagCCCCAAACAAGCCAAGATCAGAGAGCCACCTCCCCAACCTGGGCTGACCTGACGCCTGAGTAAGGCCCGACTGCACAGCCGCCGCACAGGCTCACCAGCAAGGATCCGGGCTTATTGTTGCAAGTGCTGAGCTTTGGGACATCTGGGATCCATGACAGCGATTGATGCAGTCTCCTGCCCAGCAGCCTGTCTCGCTCTCAGGCCTTTCACGCTCACGGTTTACCCAGGCCTCCTTGGATGCCCCACACCCAGCTGGGCCACAGTCAGCTGCCCTGTGTTCTCATTCCCTCCTGGGGCGTGACACAGGTGAGGTGCCCACAGGTGAGGCCTCAGCAGCCAGAAAGTCTGGCCCTACAATTTCTTCCCTCATCCCGCAGGCCACATCCAGCTGACCTGACCTCCTGCCACACGACCTGATCTGCTGAAGCCCTCCATTGGTCCCCCGGAGCAGGAGTCCCCCTGAGACCCCATTGCAGACAATGGCCACCCTGGTGACCTCTGAACTCACTGGAAGGGGTGCCACCTGTCCCTCTCCCAGCTGATGGGAGCTGTGCCCAGAGACTCAGGCACTGGCCACTTCTTGAGGCTTCATCCAGTCATCAGTCCACAGAACGCTGACCATATCCGTGCGCCCCACATGCAGAGCCGTAGCCCCCCCTGCACTCTCGGACCTGCCTAGTCCATGCTCCGCAACCACACAACAGGGTCCTCAGGCTGCTCAGCCCACCCTTGGGCCCCCCCaagtgtgcacacacgcacacatgcacatacgTGCACAGTGCCTTGGCGAGCTGAGGGTCTACTCATTTCCTTTGCCATGCAGGGCACATGTATGGCACCTGGGACCCTGGGGGGTTCACTAGACCACCCAGCAAGCCACGCCCCGGGGCTGGGTCTGCACCGTGTCTCCTGCTTGGGAGGCCCCTGACTGCTGAGTGGTCTCCTCAAACGGAAACCAACAGTCTGTGCCGCTGCCTCCCTTCCAGGGGGCCTGGCTCCTGGAGAACCCAAGGGTCACAGGTACCATTGTGGGGCTACTGTGGGAAGCCCCATGGGACGGCACTCACCTCCCCTGCCAACCTTCATGTGGTCAGCCTCAGCTCCAGGACCCCCTCAGCTCCAGGACCCCCTCAGCTCCAGCACCCCCTCAGCTCCAGGACCCCCTCAGCTCCAGCACCCCCTCAGCTCCAGGACCCCCTCAGCTCCAGAATGCCTTCCAAGCCCTGGCCCCCCTTCCTGATCACACTCCACTCCTCATTGGGGGTGACACCCTGCGACCCAGATCCCCCAAgctctcccacctcctctcctctcccctgctcCTTCCTTCGGTCCCCTCCAGCCACACCGGCCTTGCTGCTGTTGCCCCGTCCACCACGCTTATTCCCaacacagggcctttgcacctgttCTTCCTCCCCATGCGATGCCTCTCGTCTCTTTACCACAGCCAGCGCCTTCTTGTCACTCAGGGCTCAGCTTGGacatcacctcctcagagagacctTCCCAGACCACCCCCCCGACAGGAGCTCCACACCCCAAAATCATACTCAGTTTGCTTTCACAGCCCTTTTCACTCTTGGAAACTGTCACACTTGACATTTTCTCATTCACATGTGGGACAATCAGGTGCTCAGTGATGGTTCACTgagtgaatgagagagagaatgggtCACCGGTAGCATCTCGGACACTCACCCTGCAGGCCCAGCTTCCTGGCGGGCGTGGAGAAGGGCTGCGAGAGTCTCCCACTGAGGGCCACCTCCTGGCCATCCCACAGCACTGTCCTGTGCAGGCTCATACAAGGTCTCGAGGACCGATCCCTTGGAATGGTGCTGAGttggaagagaaaggcagagctgGGTCCCTGGGAATGCTGGCCGGTGCTCCTGCTGGGGGTAGGAAAGGAGAGCAGCTTTCACAAGAGGAAGCACACGGAGCGTGTGGAGTACTCCCCGTTTCCTGAGCTGTTACGTATACAGATGCTTCTAGGAATGGGCAGATGATGTAACGGAGGGGAGTGCGGGGACAGAAGGGCAGTGACAAACAGAAGACTGCATGCCCCTGTAAAGAGGACGGTGGCCTCTCGGCTGCCCTTctaagctgtgtggccttgggtcagtttcctaacctctctgagcctcagtgtcatCATTTATCAAatgtggcaagaataatgggaggGGTATGCTCAGCCCAGGGCTAGACCATGTGGGAGTTGTGGGAGCTTCAGCAGTTGGtggtaggatttcttttttttttttaattaaagtttattggggtgacaattgttagtaaagttacatagatttcaggtgcacaattctgtattacatcatctataaatcacattgtgtgttcaccacgccatcagttctctttccatcaccatatattagaagGATTTCTCACACATTTAGTGAGCAGGTATTATGTGACTGACCCAGTGCTGAGCATTGGGGTACAAGGACAACCAAGACGGGTCCTGGCCCTTCAGGGGCTCTGAGGCTGGGGTGAGCCAGTCAGAGAGACAGGAAATGGTGGGACAAAGTGACATGGATAGCCACGAAAGATATTCAAGTTGGACAAAACAGGGAAGGGCAgtctaggcagaaggaacagcctgTGCCAAGGCTCGGAGAAGGACACTCACCCTACTGGTGGCTGCCACAGTTGGAGGTGCTCCAGGGCACTGCAGGGGGACtgatgggaggaggaggggagttTACTCTTAAATATCCCTAAAGCCCATCGCTACTGACCCCGCCTTGGTCCAAGGCACCGTTATTTCCCACCCTGCTTACTGCTATGGTGGCTTCTTCACTCGTGTCTCTGCTGCCCCCTGTAGGTCCCTGCCAACACAGCTGCCAGAGGGATCTGAAAGCATTTGGAACCTGTCCTCAAAGGCTTCTAATTTCAGggagaataaaatccaaactcctcccTCTGACCCAACATGCCCTGCGCCTCCTGACCCCCACGACCTCCTACTGTTTCCCTCCTCACTTATTATCTCCAGACCAGAGGCCATTCCTGAAAATGCCACATTCATTCTGCCCCAGGTCCTTTGCCTGCGTTACCCTCTCTGCTCGGACTGCCCTTCCACCAGATTTTCAAATAACTGACACTTGTTTATCATCCTGGgctagctcaaatgtcacctcctttgtGGGACCTTTCCTGGCCACCGAATCTAAAAAACTCCCTGGTCACTCCCACTCATCtcccctgttttgttttctctatagTACGTATCACCATCtggtatattttcttatttgagtttttttctaGTGATTTCCCCCACTAGACTGTACACTTGATAAGAGGAAAGACTCGTCAATCCTGTTCTAGGCGATAGCCCCCGCTTCTGGAAGGGCCCGGCCTGGCACCTAGTGGATGATCAATAAGTAGCAcagaaggcaggcagggagggaggacacCAAGACCAACTGAGAATCCACTCTGTCCAGTTTTTCCCCCTTCACAGCCCTGCCTGGGATGCAGGACAACTCCTCTTTTCTCAAAGGGCTGCCCCAggagcctccctccctgccccggCTACCTCCATGCACCTGGGGAAAGTCTGTGCCAGCTTGGGGAGGTGGGTGCATCTGGCCTTCGCCAATCTGGTGCTGATGTAGAGATGACGTTCCTGCACCACCAGGACAGACGTGCTCTCAGTCTCGCCCTTGGAGCACTGCAGCTGGATCAGAAGAAAAGCAAGTGAGAGCTCTCATCCGGTCTCTGATGGAACATTCAGGAAGATGCTGTTCCAGCCTGTAGGCTCTGCCCCCCCAAGCCCCAGGCCTGAGGGACCCACAGCTTCCTGGACTGCATGAACTCTGCTGAAATGAGGGCCCCCAGCCTCAGTGTAGGCCACTAGGTGTGGCCATGGCAACAATCTCCCCATGTCCTTCATGCTATAACCCTGACTTGGAGACAACTACCGCCCCGGGGCCAGCGAGCAGGAATGCTCATTGTTCTACCATGTAGACAGCAGGGGGCAGCCTAGCACCGAGGACAAGGCCCGGGAACGCCTCAAAAAGGACCAGGGCTCCGGTTCTGACCCTACCACTTAGGGGTGAATGACCTCT
Coding sequences within:
- the LOC117019361 gene encoding uncharacterized protein LOC117019361 — translated: MHPPPQAGTDFPQVQLARNRGQPMTLHGAHLGCQVLGAQHHLGWLPGRVPGQLWEAWGLGALRAGGALTQTPAMFSEWLHLSWD